One Paralysiella testudinis genomic window, GCCCGAAGGCCTTAGTGCCGAATTTATTGATCAGGAAAACACCCGCAACAACATCCTCGCGCTCTTGGACGCGGTATGGCAAGGCCGGGTGGAAAACGACCGCTTCAATGCCTTGGTGGCCGCCGCCGGGATTGCTTGGCGCGACAGCGTGCTGGTGCGCGCCTTGGCCAAATTCCTCAAACAGGCCACGCTGCCGTTTGGCCAGCCCTATGTGGAGCAATGCTTAATGCGCCACGGCGCCATTGTGGCCAATTTGGTGGCGCTGTTTCACGCCCGCCTGCATCCGGCCGATGCCGACGAAACCCGCGCCGCCGCCCTTCAGGCAGCCATTAAAACCCAATTGGCCGATGTGCCAAGCCTGGATGAAGACCGTATTCTCAACGCCTTTATGACGGTGATTTTGGCCATCGAGCGCACCAATTTCTGGCAAAACGATGCCCAAGGCTGCCCCAAGCAAGACATCAGCTTCAAAATCCGCTCGGCGCAAATCGATTTTCTGCCCAAGCCGCATCCTTTGTTTGAAATCTGGGTCTACAGCCCGCGCGTGGAAGGCACACATTTGCGTGGTGCCAAAGTGGCGCGCGGTGGCTTGCGCTGGTCCGACCGCATGGAAGACTTCCGCACCGAAGTGCTGGGCTTGGTGAAAGCGCAAATGGTGAAAAATGCCGTGATTGTGCCGCACGGCTCCAAAGGCGGCTTTGTGTGCAAACAACTGCCACCGCCCAGCGAGCGCGAAGCCTATGCCGCCGAAGGCGTGGCCTGCTACCAAATTTTCATCAACGCCCTGCTGGATCTTACCGACAACCTCAAACAAGGCGATATTATCGCGCCGGCCGATGTGAAGCGCCGCGATGAAGACGACCCCTATCTGGTGGTGGCCGCCGACAAAGGCACTGCCCGCTTCTCCGATGTGGCCAACGGCATTGCTCAAAAACACGGCTTCTGGCTGGATGACGCCTTCGCCTCCGGCGGCTCCGCCGGCTACGACCACAAAGGCATGGGCATCACCGCCCGCGGCGCATGGGAATCGGTAAAACGCCATTTCCGCCACTTGGGTAAAGACATTCAAAACGAAGACTTCACCGTGGTGGGCATTGGCGACATGGGCGGCGATGTGTTCGGCAACGGCATGCTGCTCTCGCGCCACATCCGCCTTAAAGCCGCTTTCAACCACCGCCATATCTTTATCGACCCCAATCCGGATGCCGCCGCCAGCTTTGCCGAGCGCCAGCGCCTGTTTAACGCCGTGGCCGGTTGGGATCAATACGACCCCGCCCTGATTTCCGAGGGCGGCGGCGTATACGAGCGCAATGTAAAAAGCATCAAACTCACCCCCGAAGTAAAAGCGTGGCTGGGCACCGATGCCGACAGCCTGCCGCCCAGCGTACTGATTCACGAATTGCTCAAAGCCGATGTAGAGCTGCTCTACAACGGCGGCATCGGCACTTACATTAAAGCCAGTACCGAAACCCACGCCCAGGCACAAGACCGCGCCAACGACGACTTGCGCGTAGACGGACGCGACATCAAAGCCAAAGTATTGGGCGAAGGCGGCAACCTCGGTGCCACCCAACTTGGCCGCATCGAATACTGGCAAGCAGGCGGGCGCTGCTGCACCGATGCCATCGACAACTCCGCCGGTGTTGATTGCTCCGACCACGAAGTCAACATCAAAATCCTGCTCGGCGCCGAAGTGCAGCAAGGCCGCCTCACGCTGCCTGAACGCAACGAATTGCTCAAGGAGATGACCGACGACGTGGCCGCGCTGGTGCTGCGCAACAACTATCTGCAAACGCAGATTCTGGCCATGAACCAGCTCAACCCACACGCCTTTTTGCACGCCCATGCCGATTTGATTATGTTCCTGCGCGAACACGCCGGTTTGAGCCGCAAGCTGGAATTCTTGCCCAACGATGCCGAAATCAAGCAACGCGATTTGGCACAGCAAGGTTTGACCAATCCGGAAGTGGCGGTATTGCTCTCTTACAGCAAAATTCATTGCCAAAGCGAATTGTTGGAAAGCGACTTGCCCGACGACGCCAACTTTATGCCGGTGCTCACCCAATATTTCCCCACCGCCTTGCAACAGCGCTATGCCGACAAAATGGGCAGCCATTACCTCAAACGCGAAATCATCGCCAACCAGTTGGCCAACCGCGTGGTTAACCGCATGGGCATCAGCTTTGTGCAGCGTTTCAGCACCGAAATGGACGCCAGCGTGGCCGAAGTGGTGCGTGCCTACTGGATTGCCAGCGAATTGTTTGACGGCGAAGCGCGCTTTGCCCAAATCGAAGCACTCGACAACCGCATTCCGGCCGCAGAGCAAATGCAGCTGATGGCCACCTTTGCCCGCCTGCTCAACCGCGTGGCACGCCAGCTGCTCAGCCACAAACGCCCGTTTGGCGACATCGGCGCCTTTATCGAACGCTACCGCGCCCCGGTACAACAGCTGCTGCAACAACTGCCGCAATGGGTAGGCACCAACGCCCATCCGAGCGTGCAAAAAGAAGAAGCCAAGCTGCGCAGCTTCGGCGTATTGGGCGACGATGACATCACCCTGTTGGCGCGGCTGCCGTTTGCCGAAAACAGCATTGCCATTCTCGATTTGGCACAACAGCAGCAACGCAGCCTGACCGAAGTGGCCGCAGCCTATTTTGCCTTATCGGAAAAGCTGAGCATGGGCTGGCTCTACCGCGCCATCGCCGCCTTGCCGCGCCACAACCAATGGCAAAACCAAGCCTGTTTGGCGGTGCGCGAAGACATCCAAACCCTGCACCTGCTGGCCACCGAAAAATGGCTCGCCAGCGACGGCAATGCCCACGCGCGCGCCGAATTGGAAAACATACTCGACAAAGCCAGCCAGCAAATTCACGCCATGCAAGCCTACGAGCAAACCGATTTGGCCATGCTCTCGGCACTGGCACGCAGCCTGCTGCGGCTATTGGCCTAAATGGTGTTTTAGCTGCACAGAACGGGGCTTTCAGCTAGCCTGAAGCCCTGTTCTGTTTTGGTATTTTTTGATTCAATATTTGACTCAATAAAAGAAAAACGGATATGAATACCTTAAGCCGTGCATCGCTGCTTCATTCCCTTCAGGCTTAAGATTAAAAAGCACTGCCCGGATTCATTTGACAGTAAAAAAGGCTGCCTGAAACCTTTCAGGCAGCCTTTTAGCCAATACACAGCCGATTAGTCTTCGTAGTTGTCGATGCTGGGGCAAGAGCAAATCAGGTTGCGGTCGCCGTAGACATCGTCCACACGGTTCACGCTGGGCCAGAATTTGTTGTCGCGCACCCAAGACAGCGGATACACGGCTTCTTCGCGGCTGTAGGCGCGCTTCCACTCACCGGCGATGTTTTGCGCGGTGTGCGGGGCGTTCACCAGCGGGTTGTCGTCTGCCGGCCAGTCGCCTTGTTGTACTTTCAGCGCTTCGGCTTTGATTTGTTTGAGCGCCGCGATAAAGCGATCCAGCTCGGCTTTGCTTTCGCTTTCGGTGGGCTCAATCATCAAGGTGCCGGCCACGGGGAAGCTCATGGTGGGGGCGTGGAAGCCGTAGTCCATCAATCGCTTGGCGATGTCCACTTCGGTAATGCCGCTTTCGGCTTTGAGCGGGCGCAAGTCGATGATGCACTCATGCGCCACGCGGCCGTTTTTACCGGTGTAGAGCACAGGGTAGTCTTCGCTCAGGCCTTGGGCGATATAGTTGGCATTGAGCAAAGCCGCTTCGGTGGCTTGGCGCAGGCCTTCGCCGCCCATCAGGGTGATGTACATCCACGTAATCGGCAAGATACTGGCGCTGCCATACGGCGCGGCAGATACGGCGCCCATACCTGCGGTGGCACCGGCCACCGGTGCTACGGCATGGCTGGGGGCAAACGGCGCCAGATGGGCTTTAAGACCGATCGGGCCCATGCCCGGGCCGCCGCCGCCGTGCGGGATGCAGAAGGTTTTGTGCAGGTTCATGTGCAACACGTCGGCGCCCACTTCGGCTGGTTGCATAATACCCACTTGCGCGTTCATATTGGCGCCGTCCATATACACTTGGCCGCCATGCTCGTGGATGATGCGGCAAATGTCGCGAATGCCTTCTTCAAACACGCCGTGGGTAGACGGATAGGTAATCATCAAGGCACCCAACTGGTCTTTGTGCTGCTCGGCCTTGGCTTGCAAATCGGCCATGTCCACATTGCCCGCTTCATCAGTAGCCACCACCACCACTTTCATGCCCAGCATTTGTGCGGTGGCGGGGTTGGTGCCGTGGGCGGAGCGCGGAATCAGGCACACATTGCGATCGGGCTGGCCGTTGGCGGTATGATAGCGGCGGATGGCCAGCAAGCCGGTGTATTCGCCTTGGGCGCCGGAGTTGGGCTGGATGGCAATGGCGTCGAAGCCGGTAATGGCTTTGAGCTGCGCTTGCAGGCCGTTAATCATTTCCAGATAGCCCTGGGTTTGCTCTGCCGGGGCAAACGGGTGGATATGGGCAAATTCCGGCCAAGTAATCGGCAGCATTTCGGCGGTGGCGTTGAGCTTCATGGTGCAGGAGCCGAGTGAAATCATGCTGTGATTCAGCGCCAAGTCTTTGTTTTCCAGCTTTTTCAGGTAGCGCAGCATTTCGTGTTCGGTGTGGTAGCGGTTGAACACTTCATGGCTCAAAATCGCATCGCGGCGCAATACCTCGGCAGACAGCTTGCCGCTGATGTTTTCCGGCAAGGCGGCTTCGCTGCCGGTAAACAGGCGCGTGAGCACGGCAAAATCTTCGGCCGACGATTCTTCGTGGAAGGCCACGCCCAAAACGGTATCGGACACACGGCGCAGGTTGAAGCCGCGTTTTAAGGCTGCCTGATAAATATCATCGGCACCGGGGCCGCAATCCACCAGCACGGTGTCAAAGAAATGGCTGTACACCACTTTGAGGTTGCCGGTTTTGCTGGCGGCCACCACATCGGCAAAGGCCGAAGCCAAGGCATGGATGCGTTGGGCAATGCGTTTCACGCCTTCGGGGCCGTGATAAACCGCATACATCCCGGCCAAGTTGGCCAGCAGCACTTGCGAGGTGCAGATATTGGAATTGGCTTTTTCGCGGCGGATGTGCTGCTCGCGCGTTTGCAAAGCCATGCGCAAGGCCGGTTTGCCGCCCGCATCGATGGACACGCCGATAATGCGCCCGGGTGCCGAGCGTTTGTGTTCGTCTTTAAAGGCAAAATAAGCAGCGTGCGGGCCGCCAAAGCCCATCGGCACGCCAAAGCGCTGGGTATTGCCCAAGGCCATATCGGCACCCATTTCACCGGGCGATTTCAGCAGCACCAAGCTCATCACATCGGCGGCCACCGCCACTTGCGCACCGTGGGCTTTCACCGCGGCGATGATGTCGGTGAGGTCGACCACATCGCCGTCGCGACCCACATATTGGAACAAAGCGCCGAAATACTCGCCGTTGCGGGCGGTGTCGAAATCGCCCACCACCAACTCAAAACCAAAGTATTCAGCGCGGGTTTTCAGCACGTCCAGCGTTTGCGGGAACACGCGCTCATCCACAAAAAAGCGGTTGGATTTGGCTTTGCTTACGCGGCGCGCCATGGTCATGGCTTCGGCGGCGGCGGTGGCTTCGTCGAGCAAAGATGCACCCGCCAATTCCAAGCCGGAGAGATCAATACACACTTGTTGGAAATTGAGCAGCGCTTCCAAGCGGCCTTGGGCAATCTCGGCCTGATACGGCGTATAAGCCGTGTACCAGCCCGGGTTTTCCAGCACATTGCGCAAAATCACATTCGGCAGGCGCGTGGGATAGTAGCCCAAGCCGATATAGCTTTTGTTTACCGTGTTTTTGGCGGCAATGGCTTTGAGCTTGGCCAAGGCATCGGCTTCGCTCATGGCGGCGGGCAAATCCAGCTTGCCCGGCATACGCACGCTTTGCGGCACGGTGCTATCAATAAAAGCGCCGATGTCTTTGGTGCCCAAAGCAGCCAGCAAAGCTGCTTGGTCGGCGGCATTGGTGCCGATATGGCGGCCGATAAATTCGCCGTGGTTGAATAAATTGTTTACGTTCATGTTTTTCCTCTGGACTGGTTCAGTGTTGCATGGGTATACAGGCTGCCTGAAATGGCGGGCAGCCTAGGGTCTGTTCACATTTCATCGCGTGACCCTATTTTGGCTTAAAAGCCCGCTTTCTGCGTTGAAAATGCGCGCAAGGTGTTCAACCTTGCTGTGCTTTTCGCCTTGAACGCAGACTTTTCTGCTCAAAATCTGATGCACGGCTAAAATGTGAACAGACCCTAGAAAGTGGTGTTTTAACGGCGCGTGGCTTCGCCTATTTTTGGCCATCGTTCCAATTCCTGCTGCATCCAACGCTTTTGGTCGGCAATGCCTTTCTCGGAGGGCGGGGCATAATATGCCGGGCGCTCGCCGTATTGCAAGCCAGCGCATTGTGCATCGAAGTAGTAGCAGTCGTTGTCACCAAATTTGGCAACGCACTGCCGGAATGCTTTTTGCTCCGCCTGCTTCGGATCGGCATCGGTGGCGGTGAAATACTGCGGCTTGCCTTGGTATTTGGCATAGGCCACCGCACCGCAAGTATCGGCAAAGGTTTGCAAAACCGTGCACGCACCTTGGCCACCGGCGCGGCAGAATTCTTCGGCGCTTCGCTGTGCGTCTTGTTTTTGCGTGTAGCTGGCGCTGGTGGTCACAAAACCAAACGTTTTCAAACCCACTTGGGTATTGAAAAAAGACACTTTTTGCCGCTGCATAATCGCCGTGATCAGGGCATGATTATCGCCGGGCAGCCAGCCGTGGCGGCCGGAACCCTGCCCATTATCAAGCGTACCCCGGGGGGAGATAATGGTGGCGGCAACCTGGCAGCTGCTGCTGCCACACTGAGCCAGCGCTTTTTGCTGTGCCTGGTCTTCGTCATCGCCGGTGGCCCAAAACGCTTTGCCTTGCTGCGCATCCCACGCCAGCACCAAAACGCCACCGGTGACCGTGGCCACCACCTTGCAGGGGCTAAACGGCTTGGCCGCTTCGCATTCTTTGACCGCACGCGGATTAATCACCGCCTTGCTGCTGATAAAACCGCCCGGCGCGGTATAAATACCATAAGCCATGCCGTGCTCGTCCATGGCCAGTGCGCCATACCAATTGTAGGTGGGCGGCGGCGGCGGTTCGTAGGTTTCGCACCAGCGCGGCACCATCCCCTGAAGCTGGCCATTAAAAAAATACGGATCCTCGCCACATTGATACATCCTGGCATGCACCCCTGCCGAGATACTCAGCAACATCGCCATCGATATTGCTCTAAGCCCAATATTCATCACAGCTTCCTTTCCGTTTGCCTTAACGGCAATAGCATCAACCGCGTTTTAGGCCGCAAACCCTTGCTGGCGCAAAAACGCCCACATTTTCTCTGCAAACACACGATAGCCTTGGGCATTGGCGTGGATTTGGTCGGATTTCAATTTTGGGTCGCCCAAAATTTCCGCCCACACACCAGCCAGCAAGGGAATGTTTAATTCTTGTGCCAATTCGGCATACAGCGGGTGGTCGCTTAAGCGGCCAAACAGCGCGCCGGTGGTGAAATACGGCACCGCCACCAACACCACCGGCACACCAGCGGCCCCTACGGTGTTTTAACGGCGCGTAGCTTCGCCTATTTTTGGCCATCGTTCCAATTCCTGCTGCATCCAACGCTTTTGGTCGGCAATGCCTTTCTCGGAGGGCGGGGCATAATATGCCGGGCGCTCGCCGTATTGCAAGCCAGCGCATTGTGCATCGAAGTAGTAGCAGTCGTTGTCACCAAATTTGGCAACGCACTGCCGGAATGCTTTTGCTCCGCCTGCTTCGGATCGGCATCGGTGGCGGTGAAATACTGCGGCTTGCCTTGGTATTTGGCATAGGCCACCGCACCGCAAGTATCGGCAAAGGTTTGCAAAACCGTGCACGCACCTTGGCCACCGGCGCGGCAGAGTTCTTCGGCGCTTCGCTGTGCGTCTTGTTTTTGCGTGTAGCTGGCGCTAGTGGTCACAAAACCAAACGTTTTCAAACCCACTTGGGTATTGAAAAAGACACTTTTGCCGCTGCATAATCGCCGTGATCAGGGCATGATTATCGCCGGGCAGCCAGCCGTGGCGGCCGGAACCCTGCCCATTATCAAGCGTACCCCGGGGGGAGATAATGGTGGCGGCAACCTGGCAGCTGCTGCTGCCACACTGAGCCAGCGCTTTTTGCTGTGCCTGGTCTTCGTCATCGCCGGTGGCCCAAAACGCCTTGCCCTGTTGCGCATCCCACACCAGCACCAAAACGCCACCGGTGACCGTGGCCACCACCTTACAGGGGCTAAACGGCTTGGCCGCTTCGCATTCTTTGACCGCGCG contains:
- a CDS encoding NAD-glutamate dehydrogenase, translating into MNPIDTLISQLQQLAENQNLPADFGQFLQYYYEDADIGDLSGYPLPQLLAGALDHYRFASEPRQRGQARLRCLQQGADAEFAACSTVIEMVADDMPFLIDSTILNINKQDAHLNWIVHPVITARRDEKGAVKQWLRSKSSDEGKESLIQISLQTLPEQQAQALADALQNMLNGIYAVVNDEAAMREKIHHIRQHIITEGRSDQAEIVAFLEWMANNHYLFMGFCEYNVVSDAAGEIQLQVAENSGLGVLAGRRNASYSAGFSALNAADKKAWLEGERLILNKSQRRANIHRNAYYDLVGIQKLDALGNVVGQWRFIGLYTAQAYLSSVWDIPILRQKSQYVVEQCDFIRGSYKDKMLHFVLQTYPRDELFEISAKALADTASGMVSLNERPRVRLFTRTDDFKRYVSAIAYLPREQFNTELRQRVRRHLAEAFASSESDFAVQLLGDSPLARVHFMFRTHASTLPDFSTAALEQDINTMVRGWHSDWQQLATQQGLSAEQTGPYENAFSAGYRESFSPAESLDDIRTIQTLDEQGETAMRMGLQPDNTIAPYWLKMYFNGASPSLSKTLPIIENLGLSVYAEVPYRIRRSGGDVVGLSHFSLSLPEGLSAEFIDQENTRNNILALLDAVWQGRVENDRFNALVAAAGIAWRDSVLVRALAKFLKQATLPFGQPYVEQCLMRHGAIVANLVALFHARLHPADADETRAAALQAAIKTQLADVPSLDEDRILNAFMTVILAIERTNFWQNDAQGCPKQDISFKIRSAQIDFLPKPHPLFEIWVYSPRVEGTHLRGAKVARGGLRWSDRMEDFRTEVLGLVKAQMVKNAVIVPHGSKGGFVCKQLPPPSEREAYAAEGVACYQIFINALLDLTDNLKQGDIIAPADVKRRDEDDPYLVVAADKGTARFSDVANGIAQKHGFWLDDAFASGGSAGYDHKGMGITARGAWESVKRHFRHLGKDIQNEDFTVVGIGDMGGDVFGNGMLLSRHIRLKAAFNHRHIFIDPNPDAAASFAERQRLFNAVAGWDQYDPALISEGGGVYERNVKSIKLTPEVKAWLGTDADSLPPSVLIHELLKADVELLYNGGIGTYIKASTETHAQAQDRANDDLRVDGRDIKAKVLGEGGNLGATQLGRIEYWQAGGRCCTDAIDNSAGVDCSDHEVNIKILLGAEVQQGRLTLPERNELLKEMTDDVAALVLRNNYLQTQILAMNQLNPHAFLHAHADLIMFLREHAGLSRKLEFLPNDAEIKQRDLAQQGLTNPEVAVLLSYSKIHCQSELLESDLPDDANFMPVLTQYFPTALQQRYADKMGSHYLKREIIANQLANRVVNRMGISFVQRFSTEMDASVAEVVRAYWIASELFDGEARFAQIEALDNRIPAAEQMQLMATFARLLNRVARQLLSHKRPFGDIGAFIERYRAPVQQLLQQLPQWVGTNAHPSVQKEEAKLRSFGVLGDDDITLLARLPFAENSIAILDLAQQQQRSLTEVAAAYFALSEKLSMGWLYRAIAALPRHNQWQNQACLAVREDIQTLHLLATEKWLASDGNAHARAELENILDKASQQIHAMQAYEQTDLAMLSALARSLLRLLA
- the gcvP gene encoding aminomethyl-transferring glycine dehydrogenase, coding for MNVNNLFNHGEFIGRHIGTNAADQAALLAALGTKDIGAFIDSTVPQSVRMPGKLDLPAAMSEADALAKLKAIAAKNTVNKSYIGLGYYPTRLPNVILRNVLENPGWYTAYTPYQAEIAQGRLEALLNFQQVCIDLSGLELAGASLLDEATAAAEAMTMARRVSKAKSNRFFVDERVFPQTLDVLKTRAEYFGFELVVGDFDTARNGEYFGALFQYVGRDGDVVDLTDIIAAVKAHGAQVAVAADVMSLVLLKSPGEMGADMALGNTQRFGVPMGFGGPHAAYFAFKDEHKRSAPGRIIGVSIDAGGKPALRMALQTREQHIRREKANSNICTSQVLLANLAGMYAVYHGPEGVKRIAQRIHALASAFADVVAASKTGNLKVVYSHFFDTVLVDCGPGADDIYQAALKRGFNLRRVSDTVLGVAFHEESSAEDFAVLTRLFTGSEAALPENISGKLSAEVLRRDAILSHEVFNRYHTEHEMLRYLKKLENKDLALNHSMISLGSCTMKLNATAEMLPITWPEFAHIHPFAPAEQTQGYLEMINGLQAQLKAITGFDAIAIQPNSGAQGEYTGLLAIRRYHTANGQPDRNVCLIPRSAHGTNPATAQMLGMKVVVVATDEAGNVDMADLQAKAEQHKDQLGALMITYPSTHGVFEEGIRDICRIIHEHGGQVYMDGANMNAQVGIMQPAEVGADVLHMNLHKTFCIPHGGGGPGMGPIGLKAHLAPFAPSHAVAPVAGATAGMGAVSAAPYGSASILPITWMYITLMGGEGLRQATEAALLNANYIAQGLSEDYPVLYTGKNGRVAHECIIDLRPLKAESGITEVDIAKRLMDYGFHAPTMSFPVAGTLMIEPTESESKAELDRFIAALKQIKAEALKVQQGDWPADDNPLVNAPHTAQNIAGEWKRAYSREEAVYPLSWVRDNKFWPSVNRVDDVYGDRNLICSCPSIDNYED
- a CDS encoding DUF4189 domain-containing protein — protein: MNIGLRAISMAMLLSISAGVHARMYQCGEDPYFFNGQLQGMVPRWCETYEPPPPPTYNWYGALAMDEHGMAYGIYTAPGGFISSKAVINPRAVKECEAAKPFSPCKVVATVTGGVLVLAWDAQQGKAFWATGDDEDQAQQKALAQCGSSSCQVAATIISPRGTLDNGQGSGRHGWLPGDNHALITAIMQRQKVSFFNTQVGLKTFGFVTTSASYTQKQDAQRSAEEFCRAGGQGACTVLQTFADTCGAVAYAKYQGKPQYFTATDADPKQAEQKAFRQCVAKFGDNDCYYFDAQCAGLQYGERPAYYAPPSEKGIADQKRWMQQELERWPKIGEATRR
- a CDS encoding DUF4189 domain-containing protein codes for the protein MTTSASYTQKQDAQRSAEELCRAGGQGACTVLQTFADTCGAVAYAKYQGKPQYFTATDADPKQAEQKHSGSALPNLVTTTATTSMHNALACNTASARHIMPRPPRKALPTKSVGCSRNWNDGQK
- a CDS encoding DUF4189 domain-containing protein; translation: MPRWCETYEPPPPPTYNWYGALAMDEHGMAYGIYTAPGGFISSKAVINPRAVKECEAAKPFSPCKVVATVTGGVLVLVWDAQQGKAFWATGDDEDQAQQKALAQCGSSSCQVAATIISPRGTLDNGQGSGRHGWLPGDNHALITAIMQRQKCLFQYPSGFENVWFCDH